A single region of the Streptomyces vilmorinianum genome encodes:
- a CDS encoding MCE family protein, translating to MRTPVRTAVWAATASLLLTGCEFNGLYDVPLPGGAAADGHAFRVTVEFRDVLDLVPQSTVKVGNVTVGAVEEVELAGWHARVRLRVSDDVKLPANAVAELHQTSMLGEKYVALAAPTDVAPVGRLTDGAKIPLSRSGRNPEIEEVLSALSALLNGGGVAQLKTITTELNKALAGRENRVKALLAELDTFIGGLDRQRGEIVRALRGIDKLAATLRKEKATIGASLQTLPPALKVLADQRAKLTAMLTSLSQLGKTGGAVIQASRNDVVANLRSLQPILRQLNAAGADLPNALEILTTYPFPRNVVDAIKGDYVNLKVTADLDFAGLYGNLAGSPKQPAPPAVPGLPGVPGLPGVPVVPGVPGVPAPTPLPSDAPPLPDSPTAPSAPPTNGGTLCPPVCTGSPVSYGGTRATGFDVALAELMLKGMGL from the coding sequence ATGCGGACGCCGGTGCGGACCGCGGTGTGGGCGGCCACCGCCTCCCTACTGCTGACCGGCTGTGAGTTCAACGGTCTCTACGACGTCCCGCTGCCCGGCGGCGCGGCCGCGGACGGGCATGCCTTCCGGGTCACGGTCGAGTTCAGGGACGTACTCGATCTGGTGCCGCAGTCCACGGTGAAGGTCGGCAACGTCACGGTCGGCGCGGTCGAGGAGGTCGAACTGGCCGGCTGGCACGCGCGCGTGCGGCTGCGCGTCTCCGACGACGTGAAGCTGCCCGCCAACGCGGTGGCCGAGCTGCACCAGACCAGCATGCTCGGGGAGAAGTACGTGGCGCTGGCGGCGCCAACCGACGTCGCACCGGTCGGCAGGCTCACCGACGGGGCGAAGATCCCGCTCTCGCGCAGCGGGCGCAACCCCGAGATCGAGGAAGTGCTCTCGGCCCTCTCGGCGCTGCTCAACGGCGGCGGGGTGGCCCAGCTCAAGACCATCACCACGGAGTTGAACAAGGCCCTGGCGGGACGCGAGAACCGGGTGAAGGCCCTGCTCGCCGAGTTGGACACCTTCATCGGCGGCCTCGACCGGCAGCGCGGGGAGATCGTCCGCGCGCTGCGCGGGATCGACAAGCTGGCCGCGACGCTGAGGAAGGAGAAGGCGACGATCGGCGCGTCCCTCCAGACCCTGCCGCCCGCGCTGAAGGTGCTGGCGGACCAGCGCGCCAAGCTGACCGCGATGCTGACCTCCCTGTCGCAGCTCGGGAAGACGGGCGGTGCGGTGATCCAGGCGTCGCGGAACGACGTGGTCGCCAATCTGCGGAGCCTGCAGCCGATCCTGCGCCAGCTGAACGCGGCGGGCGCCGATCTGCCCAACGCGCTGGAGATCCTCACGACGTATCCCTTCCCCCGCAATGTCGTGGACGCGATCAAGGGCGACTACGTCAACCTCAAGGTCACCGCCGATCTCGACTTCGCCGGCCTCTACGGCAACCTCGCCGGCAGCCCGAAGCAGCCGGCGCCGCCGGCCGTGCCGGGCCTGCCGGGAGTGCCCGGACTGCCGGGGGTGCCGGTCGTGCCGGGGGTCCCGGGAGTGCCGGCCCCCACGCCCCTGCCGAGCGACGCGCCGCCCCTGCCGGACTCCCCCACCGCCCCGTCCGCCCCGCCGACGAACGGCGGCACGCTCTGTCCCCCGGTCTGCACCGGCAGCCCCGTCTCGTACGGCGGCACGCGAGCCACAGGCTTCGACGTCGCGCTCGCGGAGCTCATGCTGAAGGGGATGGGGCTGTGA
- a CDS encoding MCE family protein, which produces MRTTTTRPHLRPHLRLRLYGVVFIAVIALLLSLTVAVYQQVFTPVVRITLEADALGNQLEPRADVKLRGLLVGEVREVRADGEKATLSLALKPEHVALIPAGVHARLLPKTLFGEKYVDLVAPKGAPGGGRHIRAGDVITQDRTTVGIEVQQLLNDLLPLLRTVQPAKLNATLSAFATALEGRGEAIGDNLVRLEGYLRQLNPHMPALQEDIARFADVAEVYADAAPDLMRILDNTLTTSRTLVEKQARLASVLTWTATAADTAEGVLDENADRLITLGRVSRPTLALFARYSPEYPCLLDGLVRQEEASEEAFRGGEMRITLELVRSRPAYEPGEEPRYADRSGPDCRGLPHPHVPAPATKLDDGTRQTPASGTAAEQQAVAALVAPAMGVPVDAVPAVATLLFGPMARGTAVSVA; this is translated from the coding sequence ATGCGAACCACGACCACGCGCCCGCACCTCCGCCCGCACCTGCGCCTGCGTCTCTACGGCGTCGTCTTCATCGCCGTGATCGCCCTGCTGCTCTCCCTGACCGTCGCCGTCTACCAGCAGGTGTTCACCCCGGTCGTACGGATCACCCTGGAGGCGGACGCGCTCGGCAACCAGCTGGAGCCGCGGGCCGACGTCAAGCTGCGGGGCCTGCTCGTCGGCGAGGTCCGCGAGGTGCGGGCCGACGGCGAGAAGGCGACGCTCTCCCTCGCGCTCAAGCCGGAGCACGTCGCCCTGATCCCGGCCGGCGTCCACGCGCGGCTGCTGCCCAAGACCCTGTTCGGCGAGAAGTACGTCGACCTGGTCGCCCCGAAGGGCGCCCCGGGCGGCGGTCGCCACATCCGCGCCGGTGACGTGATCACCCAGGACCGCACCACCGTCGGCATCGAGGTCCAGCAGCTGCTGAACGACCTGCTGCCGCTGCTGCGCACGGTGCAACCCGCGAAGCTGAACGCGACCCTCTCCGCGTTCGCCACCGCCCTCGAAGGGCGCGGGGAGGCGATCGGCGACAACCTCGTACGCCTGGAGGGCTATCTGCGGCAGCTCAACCCGCACATGCCCGCCCTCCAGGAGGACATCGCGCGGTTCGCCGACGTGGCCGAGGTGTACGCCGACGCCGCCCCCGACCTGATGCGGATCCTCGACAACACGCTCACCACCAGCCGCACCCTCGTCGAGAAGCAGGCGCGGCTGGCCTCGGTCCTGACCTGGACCGCGACCGCCGCGGACACCGCGGAAGGCGTCCTCGACGAGAACGCCGACCGGTTGATCACCCTGGGCCGCGTCTCCCGTCCCACGCTGGCCCTCTTCGCCCGCTACTCCCCCGAGTACCCCTGCCTCCTCGACGGTCTGGTGCGGCAGGAGGAGGCGTCCGAAGAGGCCTTCAGGGGCGGGGAGATGCGCATCACCCTCGAACTCGTCCGCTCCAGGCCCGCTTACGAACCCGGCGAGGAACCGCGCTATGCCGACCGCTCAGGACCCGACTGCAGAGGACTGCCCCACCCCCATGTCCCCGCGCCGGCGACCAAGCTCGACGACGGCACCCGGCAGACACCCGCGTCCGGTACGGCCGCCGAGCAGCAGGCCGTCGCCGCCCTCGTGGCCCCGGCGATGGGCGTACCCGTCGACGCGGTGCCCGCGGTCGCGACCCTGCTCTTCGGCCCGATGGCACGGGGGACGGCGGTGAGCGTCGCATGA
- a CDS encoding MCE family protein, with protein sequence MIPFRDRNPVVIGAIGLTLIAALIATAFNADRLPLIGNGDSYSAAFSEAGGLKPGDEVRIAGVKVGKVDDVDLDGDHVKVTFRIKGEPRLGTRTGALIRIKTILGAKYLALEPKGPGQMKPGSEIPLSRTVPAYDVVQAFSDLTTTTEQVDTQRLATALDTVSTTFKDSPAEVRASIEGLSKISRTVASRDQALRELLDHANGVTGVLSARTGEFRKLVKDGDKLFKEITERREIIHALLTSSAALGVQLSGLVRDNRAQIGPALTNLNAVVRMLERNQSSLDRSIALLAPYVRVFTNTLGNGRWFDSYIQNLVVPAPVTPRTGGSR encoded by the coding sequence ATGATCCCCTTCCGTGACCGCAACCCCGTCGTCATCGGCGCCATCGGCCTCACCCTCATCGCGGCGCTCATCGCCACGGCCTTCAACGCCGACAGACTGCCCCTGATCGGCAACGGCGATTCGTACAGCGCGGCGTTCTCCGAGGCGGGCGGGCTCAAGCCCGGCGACGAGGTCCGTATCGCCGGCGTCAAGGTCGGCAAGGTCGACGACGTCGACCTGGACGGCGACCACGTCAAGGTGACCTTCCGGATCAAGGGCGAGCCGCGGTTGGGCACCCGCACCGGCGCGTTGATCCGGATCAAGACGATCCTGGGCGCCAAGTACCTCGCGCTGGAACCGAAAGGGCCCGGGCAGATGAAGCCGGGCAGCGAGATCCCGCTGAGCCGGACCGTACCCGCGTACGACGTGGTCCAGGCGTTCAGCGACCTGACGACCACCACCGAGCAGGTCGACACCCAGCGCCTCGCCACGGCCCTCGACACCGTCTCCACGACGTTCAAGGACTCGCCGGCCGAGGTCAGGGCGTCCATCGAGGGGCTGTCGAAGATCTCCCGCACCGTGGCCTCCCGCGACCAGGCGCTGCGCGAACTCCTCGACCACGCCAACGGCGTCACGGGCGTGCTCTCCGCGCGGACGGGCGAGTTCAGGAAGCTGGTCAAGGACGGCGACAAGCTCTTCAAGGAGATCACCGAGCGGCGCGAGATCATCCACGCCCTGCTCACGAGCTCCGCGGCCCTCGGCGTCCAGCTCTCCGGCCTGGTCCGGGACAACCGCGCCCAGATCGGTCCGGCGCTGACCAACCTGAACGCGGTGGTGCGGATGCTGGAACGCAATCAGAGCAGCCTCGACCGGAGCATCGCGCTCCTCGCCCCGTACGTCCGGGTCTTCACCAACACCCTGGGCAACGGCCGCTGGTTCGACAGCTACATCCAGAACCTGGTCGTGCCGGCCCCGGTGACCCCCCGGACGGGAGGCTCGCGATGA
- a CDS encoding sigma-70 family RNA polymerase sigma factor, with amino-acid sequence MATDSYPAHEAGPGDESAQVRWQRMWSHREQLLKVARRRSMSAEDAEDAVQEAMLRAAENPHLDDARLGAWLTTVTMRLCVDRYRQVNRDAEVRVLPKLNPPGPVPVEEAVCDRAEAKWLAFRSRELPARQAEALRLKAQDRDVEQVAQEMGLSYRAVESLLARARRTLRDSLAATLGLALWLAGRGGRTPSGGHVQAVAATSAAVTLAVVGLALPFSYEPDRGGAPRPALSEEVDGANAAGYEIPPATRPGPGPSAGPVDADVDADGRTPGSAAPTADPTSPIAVPTVLPELPAVPEVPEVPETIKLPSVPALVPELPVATETPLPELPSLQVPVSAPVSAPVSAP; translated from the coding sequence ATGGCGACAGACAGCTACCCGGCCCACGAGGCCGGGCCGGGTGACGAATCGGCCCAGGTGCGATGGCAGCGCATGTGGAGCCACCGCGAGCAGCTGCTCAAGGTGGCCCGCCGGCGGTCCATGAGCGCCGAGGACGCCGAGGACGCCGTCCAGGAAGCGATGCTGCGTGCCGCGGAGAACCCGCACCTCGACGACGCGCGCCTCGGCGCGTGGCTGACGACGGTGACCATGCGCCTGTGCGTCGACCGGTACCGGCAGGTCAACCGCGATGCCGAGGTACGCGTCCTCCCGAAGCTCAACCCCCCTGGCCCGGTCCCCGTCGAGGAGGCGGTGTGCGACCGGGCGGAGGCGAAGTGGCTGGCGTTCCGGAGCCGGGAGCTGCCCGCACGCCAGGCGGAGGCGCTCCGGCTGAAGGCGCAGGACCGGGACGTGGAGCAGGTCGCCCAGGAGATGGGCCTCAGCTACCGGGCGGTCGAGTCGCTGCTCGCCAGGGCCCGGCGCACGCTGCGCGACTCGCTCGCCGCCACGCTGGGGCTCGCCCTGTGGCTGGCCGGGCGCGGTGGCCGTACCCCCTCGGGCGGCCATGTCCAGGCCGTGGCCGCGACCTCCGCGGCGGTCACGCTGGCCGTGGTGGGCCTCGCGCTTCCCTTCTCGTACGAGCCGGACCGGGGCGGGGCGCCGCGGCCCGCGCTGTCCGAGGAGGTGGACGGGGCGAACGCGGCCGGTTACGAGATACCCCCGGCCACGCGCCCCGGTCCCGGCCCCAGCGCCGGACCCGTCGACGCGGACGTCGACGCCGACGGTCGTACCCCCGGCTCCGCCGCCCCGACGGCCGACCCCACGTCGCCCATCGCCGTCCCGACGGTCCTGCCCGAGCTGCCGGCCGTACCCGAGGTGCCGGAGGTGCCGGAGACGATCAAGCTGCCGTCCGTACCGGCACTGGTACCGGAACTGCCGGTCGCCACGGAAACGCCTCTGCCCGAGCTCCCGTCCCTACAGGTCCCCGTTTCGGCACCCGTTTCGGCACCCGTTTCGGCTCCGTAA
- a CDS encoding lytic transglycosylase domain-containing protein produces the protein MVWQFAGRMRRGVTGTAVAAAAMAALTASQAPGAVGRAAAPHAERPDTPPGQAISGDTTYFTALPPLRTAAGGPGAPAPRASRDTAVASGGAVPATVLDAYRKAETAQGRSAPRCRLSWQLLAAIGQVESAQARGGRVDAEGTTYTPILGPQLNGRGFAMIRDTDGGAYDGDTVYDRAVGPMQFIPSTWAVWGADGNGDGRADPHNVYDAALAAGRYLCAGGRDLSDPYDLDRAILGYNHSREYLHVVMSWFAYFRSGHHVVPDGGGTAPRTEPRPSRSSSPAAPSPSPSPTPTSSPAPSASPSPSSSPSPTAERPGGATESGPPLVTGPGTGVELPDGGLLPTAGPLTGNG, from the coding sequence ATGGTGTGGCAGTTCGCGGGACGGATGCGCAGGGGCGTGACGGGTACGGCGGTCGCTGCGGCGGCCATGGCGGCGCTCACCGCGTCGCAGGCACCGGGCGCCGTGGGGCGGGCCGCCGCCCCGCACGCCGAGAGGCCCGACACGCCGCCGGGGCAGGCGATTTCAGGCGATACGACCTACTTCACCGCGCTGCCTCCGCTGAGGACGGCGGCCGGTGGGCCGGGCGCGCCGGCGCCCCGGGCTTCGCGTGACACCGCGGTGGCGAGCGGCGGGGCCGTTCCGGCCACGGTCCTGGACGCGTACAGGAAGGCGGAGACGGCGCAGGGCAGAAGCGCGCCGCGCTGTCGTCTGTCCTGGCAGCTGCTCGCCGCGATCGGTCAGGTGGAGTCCGCCCAGGCCCGGGGCGGGCGCGTGGACGCCGAGGGCACGACGTACACGCCGATCCTGGGCCCGCAGCTGAACGGCAGGGGGTTCGCCATGATCCGCGACACCGACGGCGGCGCGTACGACGGCGACACCGTCTACGACCGGGCCGTCGGTCCGATGCAGTTCATCCCCTCCACGTGGGCCGTCTGGGGCGCCGACGGCAACGGAGACGGCCGCGCCGACCCCCACAACGTCTACGACGCGGCCCTCGCGGCGGGGCGCTATCTGTGCGCGGGCGGGCGCGATCTCTCCGATCCGTACGACCTCGACCGCGCGATCCTCGGCTACAACCACTCCCGGGAGTACCTCCACGTCGTCATGTCGTGGTTCGCGTACTTCCGGAGCGGCCACCACGTGGTGCCGGACGGCGGCGGCACAGCTCCCCGTACGGAACCGAGGCCGTCTCGCAGCTCCTCCCCAGCCGCTCCGTCGCCTTCGCCCTCGCCCACACCCACGTCGTCGCCTGCCCCCTCGGCCTCACCGTCACCGTCATCCTCACCGTCGCCGACGGCCGAACGACCGGGCGGCGCAACGGAGTCCGGCCCGCCCCTGGTCACCGGGCCCGGCACCGGCGTCGAGCTGCCGGACGGCGGGCTCCTGCCGACCGCCGGACCCCTCACCGGCAACGGTTAG
- a CDS encoding MCE family protein, with protein MSSRTHARTTTPQLIKFSVFAVVTVLATAVLAATIVNVSFSPQDTYTAVFSDVTSLEEGDDIRVAGVRVGEVESISLRKQKDGTRAEVTFSVSRDRPLLTSTRAVIRYRSLVGTRYIALTEGAGDGTRLPPGGRIPLSRTEPALDLNALLNGFKPLFAALSPEDMNRLADEIIKTLQGEGGTVNSLLAHTASLTTTLGERDKLIGSVIDNLNTVLTTVNTRSARFSELIEQLQRVISGLSADRKPIGESLAGINGLTEATAGLLKDARPPLKTDIAELAKLAGTLKDNEKTVEGVLKRLPNKLEKLTGTASYGSWFNFYLCDFDGRIVLPATVAGRPPQTITPELHVARARCGA; from the coding sequence ATGAGCAGCCGTACGCATGCGCGGACGACGACGCCCCAGCTGATCAAGTTCAGCGTCTTCGCGGTGGTGACCGTCCTGGCCACGGCCGTCCTCGCGGCCACCATCGTCAATGTCTCCTTCAGCCCCCAGGACACGTACACCGCCGTCTTCAGCGATGTCACGAGCCTGGAGGAGGGCGACGACATCAGGGTCGCGGGCGTCCGGGTCGGTGAGGTCGAGAGCATCTCGCTGAGGAAGCAGAAGGACGGCACCCGGGCCGAGGTCACCTTCAGCGTCTCCCGCGACCGGCCGCTGCTGACCAGCACCCGCGCCGTCATCCGGTACCGCAGCCTGGTCGGCACGCGGTACATCGCGCTGACGGAAGGCGCCGGGGACGGCACACGGCTGCCGCCCGGCGGCCGGATCCCGCTCTCCCGTACCGAGCCGGCGCTCGATCTCAACGCGCTCCTGAACGGCTTCAAGCCGCTGTTCGCCGCGCTGAGCCCCGAGGACATGAACCGGCTCGCCGACGAGATCATCAAGACCCTGCAGGGCGAGGGCGGCACGGTGAACAGCCTGCTCGCGCACACCGCCTCGCTCACCACGACGCTCGGCGAGCGCGACAAGCTGATCGGTTCGGTGATCGACAACCTCAACACCGTACTGACCACCGTGAACACGCGCAGCGCCCGTTTCTCGGAGCTGATCGAGCAGCTGCAGCGGGTCATCTCGGGCCTGTCCGCCGACCGCAAGCCCATCGGCGAGTCGCTCGCGGGCATCAACGGCCTCACCGAGGCCACGGCCGGCCTGCTCAAGGACGCCCGCCCGCCGCTGAAGACCGACATCGCGGAGCTGGCGAAGCTCGCCGGAACGCTGAAGGACAACGAGAAGACCGTGGAGGGCGTCCTGAAGCGACTGCCGAACAAGCTCGAGAAGTTGACCGGCACCGCGTCGTACGGCTCCTGGTTCAACTTCTACCTCTGCGACTTCGACGGCCGGATCGTCCTCCCGGCGACCGTCGCCGGCCGGCCGCCGCAGACGATCACCCCCGAACTCCACGTCGCCCGGGCGAGGTGCGGCGCATGA
- a CDS encoding MCE family protein: MKHLLRRRLKHLLRRRLVRRIAPVVALALLAGSAVALWPRSDGPVRITAYFPRTVGIYPGSDVRVLGVRIGEVRSITPEGTRVRVEIEYESERKVPADAQAAIINSSVVSDRYVQLLPVYREGPAMRSGAVIPEHRTAVPVELDRVFDSLRTTADALGPRGANKDGALSRLLAVSSDNLQGQGARLHQTVEDLSQAVTTLSGGRQDLFGTVRNLQVFTAALAADDASVRSFNTSLATVADQLAGERKDLAKAVKYLAAALADVAEFVRTNKKALTADVKGLANVTRVLVTQRAALEELLAVAPAGLSNLQNAYNPSSGTLDTRGNPEQLQDPAAMLCSLLRTTGEKADCGELKALFDSLPAHTPTSVDPTLGGILEAGA, encoded by the coding sequence ATGAAGCACCTCCTGAGGCGCAGGCTGAAGCACCTCCTGCGGCGCCGCCTCGTCCGCCGTATCGCCCCCGTCGTGGCGCTCGCGCTCCTCGCGGGGTCAGCCGTGGCGCTCTGGCCGCGATCGGACGGCCCGGTCCGGATCACCGCCTACTTCCCCCGTACGGTCGGCATCTACCCCGGCTCCGACGTGCGCGTCCTCGGCGTCCGCATCGGCGAGGTCAGGTCGATCACGCCGGAGGGCACGCGCGTACGGGTCGAGATCGAGTACGAGAGCGAGCGCAAGGTCCCGGCGGACGCCCAGGCCGCGATCATCAACTCCTCGGTGGTCAGCGACCGTTACGTCCAGCTCCTGCCCGTGTACCGCGAGGGTCCCGCGATGAGGAGCGGCGCCGTCATCCCCGAGCACCGGACGGCCGTGCCCGTCGAGCTCGACCGCGTCTTCGACAGCCTCCGTACGACCGCCGACGCGCTCGGCCCGCGCGGAGCCAACAAGGACGGCGCGCTGTCCCGGCTCCTCGCGGTGAGCTCGGACAACCTCCAGGGCCAGGGCGCGCGCCTGCACCAGACGGTCGAGGACCTCTCGCAGGCCGTCACCACGCTCTCCGGCGGCCGGCAGGACCTGTTCGGGACCGTGAGGAACCTGCAGGTCTTCACGGCCGCGCTGGCGGCCGACGACGCGAGCGTCCGGTCGTTCAACACCAGCCTGGCCACGGTGGCCGATCAGCTGGCCGGGGAGCGCAAGGACCTCGCGAAGGCGGTGAAGTACCTGGCGGCGGCCCTCGCCGACGTGGCCGAGTTCGTACGGACGAACAAGAAGGCGCTGACCGCCGACGTGAAGGGCCTCGCCAACGTGACCCGGGTGCTGGTCACCCAGCGCGCGGCGCTCGAAGAGCTGCTGGCCGTGGCCCCGGCCGGACTGTCCAACCTGCAGAACGCGTACAACCCGTCGTCCGGCACGCTCGACACCCGCGGCAACCCCGAGCAGCTCCAGGACCCGGCAGCGATGCTGTGCTCGCTGCTCAGGACGACCGGGGAGAAGGCCGACTGCGGGGAGCTGAAGGCCCTGTTCGACTCCCTTCCCGCTCATACACCCACCTCGGTCGACCCGACCCTCGGCGGAATCCTGGAGGCCGGCGCATGA
- a CDS encoding ABC transporter ATP-binding protein: MGVEICVEGLTKSFGHQVIWQDVSLTLPAGEVSVMLGPSGTGKSVFLKTLVGLLKPDRGSIRIAGTDITTLREHDLYEVRKLFGVLFQDGALFGSMSLYDNIAFPLREHTRKPESEVRRIVLEKMDMVGLIGAEEKLPGEISGGMRKRAGLARALVLDPEIILFDEPDSGLDPVRVAYLNQLIVDLNAQIDATFLIVTHDIASARQVPDNIGLLFRRELVMFGPREELLASDEPVVRQFLNGRMQGPIGMAEEKDAAQVEEELAGLDGGDDTVPDLTPRLLPSPGVTRPPRWQAIADREKRPKDAEPAAEAPETAAAPKAAEVAEVADA; encoded by the coding sequence ATGGGTGTCGAGATCTGTGTGGAAGGGTTGACCAAATCCTTCGGCCACCAGGTCATCTGGCAGGACGTCTCGCTGACGCTGCCCGCCGGGGAAGTGTCCGTCATGCTCGGCCCCTCCGGCACGGGCAAGTCGGTCTTCCTCAAGACCCTCGTCGGCCTGCTGAAGCCGGACCGCGGGTCGATCCGGATCGCCGGGACGGACATCACCACACTCCGCGAACACGACCTGTACGAGGTGCGCAAGCTCTTCGGCGTGCTGTTCCAGGACGGCGCGCTGTTCGGGTCGATGAGTCTGTACGACAACATCGCCTTCCCGCTGCGCGAGCACACGCGCAAGCCGGAGAGCGAGGTCCGGCGCATCGTCCTCGAGAAGATGGACATGGTCGGCCTGATCGGCGCCGAGGAGAAGCTCCCCGGCGAGATATCCGGCGGCATGCGCAAGCGCGCCGGTCTCGCCCGCGCCCTGGTCCTCGACCCCGAGATCATTCTGTTCGACGAACCCGACTCGGGGCTCGACCCGGTACGGGTGGCCTACCTCAACCAGCTCATCGTGGATCTGAACGCGCAGATCGACGCGACGTTCCTGATCGTCACGCACGACATCGCCTCGGCCCGGCAGGTCCCGGACAACATCGGACTGCTCTTCCGGCGCGAGCTCGTGATGTTCGGCCCCCGCGAGGAGCTGCTCGCCAGTGACGAACCGGTCGTACGGCAGTTCCTCAACGGCCGGATGCAGGGACCGATCGGCATGGCCGAGGAGAAGGACGCCGCCCAGGTCGAGGAGGAGCTCGCCGGCCTCGACGGCGGGGACGACACCGTTCCCGACCTGACCCCGCGCCTGCTGCCGAGCCCCGGGGTGACCCGGCCGCCCCGCTGGCAGGCGATCGCCGACCGCGAGAAGCGCCCCAAGGACGCGGAACCCGCAGCCGAGGCGCCCGAGACGGCCGCGGCACCTAAGGCGGCGGAGGTGGCGGAGGTGGCGGACGCATGA
- a CDS encoding MlaE family ABC transporter permease, giving the protein MAPLNRLNRSLEELGGQLVFYGRSLAWTGRTLRRYKKEVLRLLAEVSFGRGALAVVGGTVGVIAFLSFFTGTEVGLQGYAALNQLGTSNFVAFLSAYFNTREIAPLVAGLALSATVGAGFTAQLGAMRISEETDALEVMGVPSLPFLVTTRMIAGFVAVIPLYVVGLLSSYFAARTITTGYYGQSAGTYDHYFQQYLPPVDVLWSFGKVIVFAVVIILVHCYYGYYASGGPAGVGVAVGRGVRTSIVAINILDFFLSLAIWGAHTTVRIAG; this is encoded by the coding sequence ATGGCTCCGCTCAACCGATTGAACCGATCCCTCGAAGAGCTTGGCGGCCAGCTCGTCTTCTACGGACGCTCGCTGGCCTGGACCGGCCGCACCCTGCGCCGCTACAAGAAGGAAGTCCTGCGCCTGCTGGCCGAGGTGAGCTTCGGCCGCGGCGCGCTGGCCGTGGTCGGCGGCACCGTCGGCGTCATCGCCTTCCTCTCCTTCTTCACCGGCACCGAGGTCGGCCTCCAGGGCTACGCCGCGCTCAACCAGCTCGGCACCTCCAACTTCGTGGCGTTCCTGTCCGCGTACTTCAACACCCGCGAGATCGCCCCGCTGGTCGCCGGACTCGCCCTGTCCGCGACGGTCGGGGCGGGGTTCACCGCCCAGCTCGGGGCCATGCGGATCAGCGAGGAGACCGACGCGCTGGAGGTGATGGGCGTCCCGTCGCTGCCGTTCCTGGTCACGACCCGGATGATCGCCGGATTCGTCGCCGTGATCCCGCTGTACGTGGTCGGGCTGCTGTCCTCGTACTTCGCGGCCCGGACCATCACCACCGGCTACTACGGGCAGTCCGCCGGCACGTACGACCACTACTTCCAGCAGTACCTGCCCCCGGTCGACGTGCTGTGGTCCTTCGGCAAGGTGATCGTCTTCGCCGTCGTCATCATCCTCGTCCACTGCTACTACGGCTACTACGCGAGCGGCGGCCCCGCAGGGGTCGGTGTCGCGGTCGGCCGCGGGGTCCGTACCTCGATCGTCGCCATCAACATTCTCGACTTCTTCCTCAGCCTGGCGATCTGGGGCGCCCACACGACCGTACGGATAGCGGGGTAA
- a CDS encoding MlaE family ABC transporter permease yields the protein MSLSPTGALRHSGSLFAMALDVLRTLPRRPFQVREFIQQAWFIAGVTILPTALVSIPFGAVIALQIGGLTRQLGAQSFSGAASVLAVLREASPIVTALLIAGAGGTAICADLGARKIREEIDAMQVLGIDPIHRLVVPRVLATMVVAVLLNGLVSVVGVAGGYFFNVVLQNGTPGAYLASFTTLAQLSDLWAAEVKALVFGAIAAIVASYKGLTAKGGPKGVGDAVNQSVVITFMLLFVTNFVMTAVYFQLVPQRG from the coding sequence ATGAGTCTCTCCCCCACCGGAGCGCTCCGGCACTCCGGCAGCCTCTTCGCGATGGCCCTCGACGTCCTCCGCACCCTCCCCCGACGCCCCTTCCAGGTACGGGAGTTCATCCAGCAGGCCTGGTTCATCGCCGGCGTCACCATCCTGCCCACGGCCCTGGTCTCGATCCCCTTCGGCGCGGTCATCGCGCTCCAGATCGGCGGCCTGACGCGGCAGCTGGGCGCCCAGTCGTTCTCCGGCGCCGCCTCGGTCCTCGCGGTGCTGCGCGAGGCCTCCCCCATCGTCACGGCGCTGCTCATCGCCGGGGCCGGCGGCACCGCGATCTGCGCCGACCTCGGGGCGCGCAAGATCCGCGAGGAGATCGACGCGATGCAGGTCCTCGGCATCGACCCGATCCACCGGCTCGTCGTCCCCCGCGTCCTGGCCACGATGGTCGTCGCGGTGCTGCTCAACGGCCTGGTGTCGGTGGTCGGCGTGGCCGGCGGCTACTTCTTCAACGTGGTGCTGCAGAACGGCACCCCCGGCGCGTACCTGGCCTCCTTCACCACGCTCGCCCAGCTGTCCGACCTGTGGGCGGCCGAGGTGAAGGCGCTGGTCTTCGGCGCCATCGCCGCGATCGTCGCCTCGTACAAGGGACTGACCGCGAAGGGCGGCCCGAAGGGCGTCGGCGACGCCGTGAACCAGTCCGTGGTCATCACCTTCATGTTGCTCTTCGTGACCAACTTCGTGATGACGGCCGTCTACTTCCAGCTCGTTCCGCAGAGGGGATGA